One Capsicum annuum cultivar UCD-10X-F1 chromosome 2, UCD10Xv1.1, whole genome shotgun sequence genomic window carries:
- the LOC107861305 gene encoding uncharacterized protein LOC107861305 codes for MANYSAVAPSSPNMQPITWFSDTAANYHITPDLQSLSAINEYPGSDQLHVDGLIDRYKARLVAKGYTQQSGFDYLEIFSPVVKFTTVRTVLTLATVHNWPIHQLDISNAFLHGHLDSELYMEQPQGYVDSSKPDHVCQLHRFLYGLKQAPRAWFQRLSNFLEGLGFHSSKAATLLFILIQVVPTLSKIMYELLSNSEQYHKIVGSLQYMTLTRPDIAFSVNKLTQFMHCAREVHWQAVKRLLRYIRATTNIGLFISKNTLQLQCFSDSDWAGCPDDRCSTNGYLVYLGNNLISWSSKKQPIVARSSTESEYKSLANATAEIAWVSSLLRELGFRSAISAIMWCDNIGAIYLSANPVFHARTKHIELDYHFVREQVKLGRLSIHFIFGAD; via the exons ATGGCTAATTATTCTGCTGTTGCACCCTCTTCACCAAATATGCAGCCTATCACCTGGTTTTCAGATACGGCTGCAAATTACCACATCACTCCGGACCTTCAAAGTTTAAGTGCCATTAATGAATATCCAGGTTCAGATCAGCTTCATGTAG ATGGCTTAATAGACCGTTACAAGGCGCGTCTTGTTGCTAAGGGTTACACACAACAGTCCGGTTTTGACTATCTTGAAATCTTTTCTCCCGTAGTCAAATTTACCACTGTTCGAACAGTTCTTACTCTTGCCACAGTTCATAATTGGCCCATTCATCAACTTGACATCTCTAATGCGTTCTTACATGGCCATTTAGACAGTGAATTATATATGGAACAGCCGCAGGGGTATGTTGATTCTTCCAAGCCTGACCATGTCTGCCAACTTCATCGCTTTCTTTATGGCTTGAAACAAGCTCCTCGAGCTTGGTTTCAACGCTTGTCAAACTTTTTGGAGGGTCTCGGTTTTCACTCCTCCAAGGCGGCCACgttattatttattcttattcaAG TGGTCCCAACCTTGAGCAAGATAATGTATGAGCTGTTGTCAAATTCTGAGCAATATCATAAAATTGTCGGTTCCCTGCAATACATGACCTTGACTCGCCCAGACATTGCATTTAGTGTCAATAAATTAACTCAATTTATGCATTGTGCAAGAGAAGTTCATTGGCAAGCAGTGAAGCGTCTACTTCGCTATATTCGTGCAACAACCAACATTGGTTTGTTCATCTCCAAGAATACCTTGCAGCTTCAATGTTTTTCAGATAGTGATTGGGCTGGCTGCCCTGATGACCGGTGTTCCACTAATGGATATCTAGTGTATCTTGGCAACAATTTAATTTCTTGGTCGTCAAAGAAACAACCTATTGTTGCCCGTTCCTCAACGGAGAGTGAATATAAATCACTGGCCAATGCCACAGCTGAAATCGCGTGGGTAAGCTCTCTTCTTCGAGAACTTGGCTTCCGATCCGCCATCTCTGCTATCATGTGGTGTGATAACATTGGTGCAATTTACTTGAGTGCCAATCCTGTTTTTCATGCCCGCACCAAACATATTGAATTAGACTATCACTTTGTGCGGGAGCAAGTCAAGTTAGGTAGGCTTTCAATTCACTTCATTTTCGGTGCTGATTAA
- the LOC107859817 gene encoding aspartyl protease family protein 1, whose translation MSSFVSLFLTMFLIFPFGQCNGRVFTFEMHHRFSETVKKWSLQKVAGPLQDWPAKGSLQYYIHLANHDRLLHGRRLFKFDGRLTFSDGNSTFRISSLGFLHYTTVTLGTPGLKFLVALDTGSDLFWVPCECGRCASTDDPTLYSSDFELSIYSLNRSLTSKKVTCSDSLCAEHSNCLGVDNHCPYSVSYVSSETSTSGILVDDILHLRTEDNEEKFVQARVIFGCGQEQTGSFLDVAAPNGLFGLGLEKISVPSILSREGFMADSFSMCFGRDGAGRISFGDKGSIDQEETPFNINPLHPTYNVSVDQIRVGTTLIDSGFTALFDSGTSFTYLADLSYTKLSESFHSQVRDKRRPPDPRIPFEYCYDMSPDANTSLIPSLSLTMNGGGQLLVIDPIIVISMQNQLRYCLAIVKSQDLNIIGQNFMTGYRFVFDREKIILGWKKFDCYDIEKIDDFPSQTVNTTHVPPAVAVVPGNDNAEKPDERTTNTHQSSFASSVYQTSYLNLINCFLASLVLLLL comes from the exons atgtcATCTTTTGTTAGTTTGTTTCTAACAATGTTCTTGATTTTCCCATTTGGACAATGTAATGGCCGTGTTTTCACATTTGAAATGCACCATCGTTTCTCTGAAACTGTCAAGAAATGGTCATTGCAGAAAGTTGCGGGTCCACTTCAAGATTGGCCAGCCAAGGGAAGTTTACAGTATTATATACATTTGGCTAACCATGATCGGTTGCTACATGGAAGGAGGCTTTTCAAATTTGATGGACGACTTACTTTCTCTGATGGCAATTCTACTTTCCGGATCAGCTCTCTTGGATT CTTGCATTACACTACGGTGACTTTGGGGACACCTGGATTGAAGTTTCTTGTGGCTCTTGATACTGGGAGTGATTTATTTTGGGTGCCTTGTGAATGTGGCAGATGTGCTTCTACTGATGATCCTACACTTTACAGCTCT GATTTTGAGCTTAGCATATACAGCCTGAACAGATCGTTAACTAGCAAGAAGGTCACCTGCAGTGATAGCTTGTGTGCAGAGCACAGTAATTGCCTTGGTGTAGATAATCACTGCCCTTATTCAGTATCCTATGTCTCCTCAGAAACTTCAACTTCAGGAATTTTGGTGGATGATATTTTGCACTTGAGAACAGAAGACAATGAGGAAAAATTTGTACAGGCACGTGTGATCTTTGG TTGTGGACAGGAGCAAACTGGTTCTTTTCTAGATGTTGCAGCACCGAATGGTTTATTTGGGCTTGGTCTAGAGAAGATATCAGTCCCTAGTATTCTGTCTCGGGAAGGTTTTATGGCAGATTCCTTCTCCATGTGCTTTGGTCGTGATGGGGCAGGACGGATTAGTTTTGGAGACAAGGGTAGCATTGACCAGGAAGAGACCCCCTTTAATATAAACCCATTACA CCCAACATACAACGTTTCTGTAGATCAAATACGTGTTGGAACAACTCTGATTGATTCTGGTTTTACAGCACTTTTTGATAGCGGAACCTCCTTTACATATCTTGCAGACCTATCCTATACAAAGCTTTCAGAGAGT TTCCATTCTCAAGTACGAGACAAACGGCGCCCACCTGATCCGAGGATCCCTTTTGAATATTGTTATGATATGAG TCCTGATGCAAATACTAGCTTGATTCCTAGTTTAAGCCTAACTATGAATGGGGGAGGACAACTTCTTGTTATTGATCCAATTATTGTCATATCCATGCAG AACCAACTCAGGTATTGCCTGGCCATTGTTAAGAGTCAAGATCTTAATATAATTGGAC AGAACTTCATGACTGGATACCGCTTTGTATTTGATCGAGAAAAAATAATCCTCGGTTGGAAGAAGTTTGATT GTTATGACATTGAGAAAATAGATGATTTCCCATCACAAACCGTTAATACCACCCATGTGCCACCTGCTGTTGCTGTTGTGCCTGGAAATGATAATGCTGAAAAACCAGATGAAAGGACCACAAATACTCATCAAAGTTCTTTTGCATCATCTGTTTATCAGACATCTTATTTGAACCTCATAAATTGCTTCCTAGCATCTCTGGTACTGCTACTTTTATAA
- the LOC107861303 gene encoding peroxidase 64: MSSSSTLILLIFSLIYSHGNALSSNYYEKTCPQVEDIVTQVVTEASKKDQTVPAALLRMHFHDCFIRGCDASVLLNSKKNTAEKDGPPNVSLHAFYVIDNAKKVIEALCPGIVSCADILAFAARDSVVISGGPSWDVPKGRKDGRTSEASETRQLPAPSFNINQLQQSFSQRGLSLEDLVALSGGHTLGFSHCSSFSNRIHNFNTTHDVDPTLHPSLAATLKGICQLKNRAKNAGTAMDPSSTTFDNTYYKLILQNKGLFSSDQALLSNPKTKSLVSDFASSKEAFFKAFANSMIKMSSINGGQEVRKDCRVVN; this comes from the exons ATGTCATCCTCTTCTACATTAATCTTGTTAATTTTCTCATTAATTTACTCTCATGGAAATGCACTTAGTTCTAATTACTATGAGAAAACATGCCCTCAAGTTGAAGATATTGTCACACAAGTTGTTACTGAGGCATCAAAGAAGGACCAAACTGTCCCTGCTGCCCTTCTAAGGATGCACTTCCATGACTGCTTCATAAGG GGCTGCGATGCTTCGGTGTTACTAAACTCCAAGAAGAACACTGCAGAAAAAGATGGTCCTCCTAATGTTTCTTTGCATGCATTCTATGTTATTGATAATGCAAAGAAAGTCATTGAAGCCCTTTGCCCTGGCATAGTCTCATGTGCTGATATCTTAGCCTTTGCTGCCAGAGATTCTGTTGTCATT TCCGGTGGACCTTCTTGGGACGTGCCTAAAGGAAGAAAAGATGGAAGAACATCAGAAGCCAGTGAAACTAGACAACTGCCAGCTCCCTCTTTCAACATAAACCAACTTCAACAAAGCTTCTCTCAAAGAGGATTATCACTTGAAGACCTTGTCGCACTCTCAG GTGGACACACCTTAGGTTTCTCTCATTGTTCATCATTCAGTAACAGGATACACAACTTTAATACAACCCATGATGTTGACCCAACATTGCATCCATCCTTGGCTGCTACCTTAAAGGGCATTTGTCAACTAAAAAACAGGGCTAAGAATGCTGGAACTGCCATGGATCCTTCATCGACAACGTTCGATAATACATATTACAAGTTAATTCTGCAGAACAAGGGCCTGTTTTCTTCAGACCAAGCTTTACTCagtaatcccaagactaaaagtCTGGTTTCTGATTTTGCTAGCTCAAAAGAAGCTTTCTTCAAGGCTTTTGCTAATTCCATGATCAAAATGAGCAGCATAAATGGAGGTCAAGAGGTCAGAAAGGACTGTAGGGtggttaattaa
- the LOC107859813 gene encoding peroxidase 64 isoform X1 gives MAYFVPLLNTFLFFSIYCSQGNALSSNYYAKTCPQAEDVVMKVVKEEAQKDRTVPATLLRMHFHDCFLRGCDASILLSSKGKNTAEKDAPPNGSMHGFYVIDGAKRAVEAKCPGVVSCADILAFAARDAVVLSGGPRWDVPKGRKDGRISRASETTLLPKPTFNISQLQQSFHQRGLSIDDMVALLGAHTLGFTHCSSFMNRIYNFNATHDIDPTLRPSFAASLKGVCPLKNRAKNAGMSNDPSPTTFDNSHFRLILQKKSLLSSDHALLTTPRTKRLVYRFATSKAAFHKAFSNSMIKMSSLTGGQEVRKDCRVVN, from the exons ATGGCATACTTTGTTCCATTGTTGAACAcatttctttttttctccatCTACTGTTCTCAAGGGAATGCACTTAGTTCAAATTACTATGCAAAAACATGCCCTCAAGCTGAAGACGTAGTAATGAAGGTTGTTAAGGAGGAAGCACAGAAAGACAGAACAGTACCAGCTACACTTTTAAGGATGCATTTCCATGATTGTTTCCTACGG GGATGTGATGCTTCAATTTTGTTGAGCTCTAAGGGTAAAAACACTGCAGAAAAGGACGCGCCTCCTAATGGTTCTATGCATGGATTCTATGTTATTGATGGAGCAAAGAGAGCAGTCGAAGCTAAATGTCCTGGCGTCGTCTCTTGTGCTGATATTTTAGCTTTTGCTGCAAGAGATGCTGTTGTCTTA TCAGGCGGACCTCGCTGGGACGTGCCTAAAGGAAGAAAAGATGGACGAATATCAAGAGCCAGTGAAACAACACTGCTGCCAAAGCCTACATTCAACATTTCTCAACTCCAACAAAGCTTCCATCAGAGAGGTCTATCGATAGATGACATGGTGGCTCTTTTAG GTGCACATACTCTAGGTTTTACCCATTGTTCATCATTTATGAACCGTATATACAACTTCAATGCCACACATGACATTGATCCTACTCTACGTCCATCATTTGCAGCAAGCTTGAAGGGCGTATGTCCACTCAAAAACAGGGCTAAAAACGCAGGAATGAGCAATGATCCTTCACCAACAACTTTTGATAATTCTCATTTCAGGCTAATTCTCCAAAAGAAAAGTTTGTTATCATCAGATCATGCTTTGCTTACTACACCAAGAACCAAGAGGCTAGTTTATAGGTTTGCTACCTCAAAAGCAGCTTTCCATAAGGCCTTTTCTAATTCTATGATTAAGATGAGTAGCCTTACAGGAGGTCAAGAAGTTAGAAAAGATTGCAGGGTAgtaaactaa
- the LOC107859813 gene encoding peroxidase 64 isoform X2: MAYFVPLLNTFLFFSIYCSQGNALSSNYYAKTCPQAEDVVMKVVKEEAQKDRTVPATLLRMHFHDCFLRGCDASILLSSKGKNTAEKDAPPNGSMHGFYVIDGAKRAVEAKCPGVVSCADILAFAARDAVVLSGGPRWDVPKGRKDGRISRASETTLLPKPTFNISQLQQSFHQRGLSIDDMVALLASLKGVCPLKNRAKNAGMSNDPSPTTFDNSHFRLILQKKSLLSSDHALLTTPRTKRLVYRFATSKAAFHKAFSNSMIKMSSLTGGQEVRKDCRVVN; encoded by the exons ATGGCATACTTTGTTCCATTGTTGAACAcatttctttttttctccatCTACTGTTCTCAAGGGAATGCACTTAGTTCAAATTACTATGCAAAAACATGCCCTCAAGCTGAAGACGTAGTAATGAAGGTTGTTAAGGAGGAAGCACAGAAAGACAGAACAGTACCAGCTACACTTTTAAGGATGCATTTCCATGATTGTTTCCTACGG GGATGTGATGCTTCAATTTTGTTGAGCTCTAAGGGTAAAAACACTGCAGAAAAGGACGCGCCTCCTAATGGTTCTATGCATGGATTCTATGTTATTGATGGAGCAAAGAGAGCAGTCGAAGCTAAATGTCCTGGCGTCGTCTCTTGTGCTGATATTTTAGCTTTTGCTGCAAGAGATGCTGTTGTCTTA TCAGGCGGACCTCGCTGGGACGTGCCTAAAGGAAGAAAAGATGGACGAATATCAAGAGCCAGTGAAACAACACTGCTGCCAAAGCCTACATTCAACATTTCTCAACTCCAACAAAGCTTCCATCAGAGAGGTCTATCGATAGATGACATGGTGGCTCTTTTAG CAAGCTTGAAGGGCGTATGTCCACTCAAAAACAGGGCTAAAAACGCAGGAATGAGCAATGATCCTTCACCAACAACTTTTGATAATTCTCATTTCAGGCTAATTCTCCAAAAGAAAAGTTTGTTATCATCAGATCATGCTTTGCTTACTACACCAAGAACCAAGAGGCTAGTTTATAGGTTTGCTACCTCAAAAGCAGCTTTCCATAAGGCCTTTTCTAATTCTATGATTAAGATGAGTAGCCTTACAGGAGGTCAAGAAGTTAGAAAAGATTGCAGGGTAgtaaactaa
- the LOC107859816 gene encoding aspartyl protease family protein 1, translated as MANSCTIRYFVVAHILFLVILGLQWQSSDGFGTFGFDIHHRYSDPVKGILDLHGLPEKGSVEYYSAWTQRDRFIKGRRLADTSNPITFSGGNETLRLSSLGFLHYANVTVGTPGLSFLVALDTGSDLFWLPCDCSKCVHALETRSGRRINLNIYSPNTSSTSKVVSCNSTMCGQRNRCLASRNACAYGVAYLSNNTSSTGVLVEDILHLETNNAQQNSIDAPIALGCGIRQTGAFLTGAAPNGLFGLGIENISIPSMLASKGLAANSFSMCFGSDGLGRIVFGDKGSLDQGETPLNLDQTHPTYNVSLTAITVGSKITDVDITAIFDSGTSFTYLNDPAYKVITENFDSQAKQPRIQPDGQIPFEYCYGISPNQTTFEIPDVNLTMKGGHQLYLFDPIIMLALGDGSGAYCLAIVKSEDVNIIGQNFMTGYRVIFDREKMILGWKASDCYDSQSNDKSTTLPVNKRNSTEAPSPTSVVPEATKGNSGANEPATSFPSMPSSKPTGSHAPHFNSFYCQLMAAMFSVFSYYLIIISS; from the exons ATGGCTAATTCTTGTACAATTCGTTATTTTGTGGTTGCCCATATTCTTTTCTTGGTGATTCTTGGATTGCAGTGGCAGAGTAGTGATGGGTTTGGGACGTTTGGATTTGATATACATCATCGGTATTCGGATCCGGTGAAGGGTATTTTGGACCTTCATGGTTTGCCCGAGAAGGGCAGTGTTGAATATTATTCAGCTTGGACTCAACGTGATCGGTTTATTAAGGGTCGACGTCTTGCTGATACAAGTAATCCCATCACTTTTTCTGGTGGAAATGAAACTTTAAGGCTCAGCTCTTTGGGATT CTTGCATTATGCAAATGTCACTGTGGGCACACCTGGGCTATCATTTTTAGTGGCACTTGACACTGGCAGTGACTTATTTTGGCTACCGTGCGATTGCAGCAAGTGTGTGCATGCCCTAGAGACACGCTCCGGAAGA AGAATAAATCTTAATATCTACAGCCCCAATACATCGTCAACGAGCAAGGTTGTTTCCTGCAATAGCACTATGTGTGGACAAAGGAATCGGTGCTTAGCTTCACGGAACGCATGTGCTTATGGAGTTGCATATCTCTCCAATAATACCTCATCAACAGGGGTACTGGTGGAAGACATCTTGCACTTAGAAACAAATAATGCTCAACAAAACAGTATTGATGCTCCAATTGCTTTGGG ATGTGGGATAAGACAAACGGGTGCATTTCTAACTGGCGCAGCTCCTAATGGTCTATTTGGACTTGGTATTGAAAATATATCTATCCCAAGCATGTTAGCAAGTAAAGGTCTTGCTGCAAATTCTTTCTCCATGTGTTTTGGAAGTGATGGTCTTGGAAGAATAGTTTTTGGAGATAAAGGAAGTCTAGACCAAGGAGAAACACCACTCAATCTTGATCAAACACA CCCAACTTATAACGTTAGCTTGACAGCAATAACAGTAGGAAGCAAGATCACTGATGTTGATATAACAGCCATTTTCGACTCTGGCACTTCATTCACATACTTGAATGACCCAGCTTATAAAGTCATTACAGAAAAC TTCGATTCTCAAGCAAAACAGCCACGTATTCAACCTGATGGCCAAATTCCTTTTGAATACTGCTATGGGATAAG TCCAAATCAAACTACGTTTGAAATTCCTGATGTAAATTTGACAATGAAAGGTGGCCACCAGCTTTATCTTTTTGATCCGATAATAATGCTCGCACTCGGG GATGGTTCAGGCGCATATTGTTTAGCTATTGTGAAAAGTGAGGATGTCAACATCATTGGAC AAAATTTCATGACTGGCTATCGCGTAATCTTTGATCGGGAGAAGATGATTTTGGGTTGGAAAGCATCAGATT GTTATGATTCCCAATCAAATGACAAATCGACAACGCTGCCTGTGAACAAGCGTAATTCTACTGAAGCGCCTTCCCCTACCAGTGTGGTTCCAGAGGCCACCAAGGGAAATTCAGGTGCAAATGAACCAGCTACATCGTTTCCATCTATGCCATCATCCAAACCTACAGGAAGCCATGCACCACATTTCAATTCCTTCTATTGCCAACTTATGGCGGCTATGTTCTCCGTTTttagttattatttgattattatttcttCATGA
- the LOC107859814 gene encoding pre-rRNA-processing protein ESF1, with protein sequence MGSKNKGNKGRKGERPADSSAGAGDENGGGNRTEKGVINDSRFAALHSDPRFREPPQKKSKVTIDSRFNRMFTDKNFTSSKAPTDIRGRPRKASSKNPLDHYYHIEKEEEEEEGEKQRKQKEKLKVIESESDEEEEEKGGKQRRQKKKLKAIESESEDDDEEEEEEEEEESESDSPTSEEEIEEQKVKKSKVGAALSESEEDEEVERDDSSSAEDSDSESDSDDEMDEVSSEEEDTFVQKEDVPEIDKETKRLAVVNMDWGRVKAVDLYMLLTSFLPRGGQIISVAIYPSDFGLKRMEEEAVHGPVGLFDDEKGKDEDSDDDKDNDEVDNAKLRAYEMSRLRYYYAVVECDSSATADYLYKTCDGVEFERTSNKLDLRFIPDSMEFKHQPRDIATEAPADYEGLDFHTRALQHSNIELTWDEDEPQRIRTLKRQFNDEQLADLELKEFLASDESESDDSEEGDDTEDKSAKRKKTQDTYRALLQSGEGSDGNNDDDQDMEVTFNTRLEDLSKRILEKKDKQSETVWEAHLRKEREKKKSRKGNCKVSSEYESSNSDQEPIEDPEDFFIEEPSAKGNKDSQHKSTRKGKQSLEASEEAEASRAELELLLADDKQGDANLKGYNMKPKKAKGKKGKEIPVGDKLPSIDYEDPRFSSLFKSPLFALDPTDPQFKRSAAYARQLAQKQHKVEEEVVKAKQQPGIAAPLQPTRTFETATKEKLQSDNLPSRKEKHELSSLVKSIKMKSQQLSLSSQGKVVGKNGKKSSKGKKDR encoded by the exons ATGGGGTCAAAAAACAAGGGTAATAAAGGCAGAAAAGGGGAACGGCCAGCCGATTCCTCCGCCGGAGCTGGAGATGAAAACGGCGGAGGAAATAGAACTGAGAAGGGTGTCATCAATGATTCTCGATTTGCGGCGTTACATTCGGATCCTAGATTCCGTGAACCACCGCAGAAGAAGTCGAAAGTGACAATTGATTCACGATTTAATCGAATGTTCACTGACAAAAACTTCACATCATCAAAAGCGCCAACTGATATTAGAGGTAGACCCCGTAAAGCCTCCTCTAAAAATCCTCTCGACCATTATTATCAtattgagaaagaagaagaagaggaggagggtGAAAAACAGAGGAAGCAGAAGGAGAAACTAAAGGTGATAGAATCTgaaagtgatgaagaagaagaagagaagggtGGAAAACAGAGGAGGCAGAAGAAGAAATTAAAGGCGATAGAATCTGAAAgtgaagatgacgatgaagaagaagaagaagaagaagaagaagagagtgAGAGTGATAGTCCTACGAGTGAGGAAGAAATTGAGGAGCAGAAAGTGAAGAAATCAAAGGTTGGCGCCGCATTATCAGAGTCCGAAGAAGATGAGGAGGTGGAAAGAGACGATTCATCAAGCGCGGAGGATTCTGATTCTGAGTCTGATTCTGATGATGAAATGGATGAGGTTTCGTCAGAGGAGGAAGACACTTTCGTGCAG AAAGAGGATGTGCCTGAAATTGACAAGGAAACTAAGAGGCTTGCAGTTGTTAACATGGATTGGGGTAGAGTAAAG GCAGTTGACTTGTATATGCTATTGACCTCCTTTCTCCCCAGAGGGGGTCAAATAATATCTGTTGCTATCTATCCATCTGACTTTGGTCTCAAGCGTATGGAAGAGGAGGCTGTCCATGGTCCAGTTGGCCTATTTGATGATGAAAAGGGAAAAGATGAAGACAGTGATGACGACAAAGATAATGATGAGGTGGACAATGCGAAATTACGTGCCTATGAAATGAGTCGACTCAG GTATTATTATGCTGTGGTGGAATGTGATTCAAGTGCTACAGCTGATTACCTTTATAAAACTTGTGATGGGGTTGAATTTGAAAGAACATCAAACAAATTAGATTTGAGGTTTATTCCTGATTCCATGGAATTCAAGCATCAACCACGTGACATTGCAACAGAG GCCCCTGCAGATTATGAAGGTCTAGATTTCCACACTCGAGCTCTGCAGCACAGTAACATTGAACTTACATGGGATGAGGATGAGCCACAGCGCATCAGGACCTTGAAGAGACAATTCAATGATGAACAG CTTGCAGATTTGGAGTTGAAAGAGTTTTTGGCTTCTGATGAGAGTGAAAGTGATGATAGTGAGGAAGGTGATGACACAGAAGATAAATCTGCCAAAAGGAAGAAAACACAAGATACCTACCGTGCGTTACTCCAGTCCGGGGAGGGTTCGGATGGAAATAATGACGATGATCAGGACATGGAGGTCACATTTAACACTAGATTGGAAGATCTAAGCAAACGTATCCTAGAAAAGAAGGATAAACAGTCGGAAACTGTATGGGAAGCTCATCTCAGAAAGGAAAGGGAGAAAAAGAAGTCCAGGAAAGGCAACTGCAAGGTCTCATCAGAATATGAGAGCAGCAACAGTGATCAAGAACCTATAGAAGATCCTGAGGACTTCTTCATAGAAGAGCCTTCCGCTAAAGGGAACAAGGATTCCCAACATAAAAGCACCAGGAAAGGGAAGCAGAGCCTTGAAGCATCCGAAGAAGCCGAAGCAAGTAGAGCAGAGCTTGAGCTATTACTTGCAGATGACAAACAAGGAGATGCTAACTTGAAGGGTTACAACATGAAACCTAAAAAGGCAAAAGGGAAGAAGGGTAAAGAAATTCCAGTTGGGGACAAATTACCAAGTATAGATTATGAAGATCCACGGTTTTCATCTCTCTTTAAATCACCACTCTTTGCATTGGACCCCACAGATCCTCAGTTCAAACG GAGTGCAGCTTACGCTCGTCAGTTGGCTCAAAAGCAGCACAAGGTCGAAGAGGAAGTTGTAAAGGCAAAACAACAGCCTGGAATAGCTGCACCGCTGCAGCCAACCAGAACATTTGAGACAGCAACAAAAGAAAAATTGCAGTCGGATAATTTGCCTTCGAGAAAGGAGAAACATGAGCTATCTTCTTTGGTTAAATCTATAAAGATGAAATCACAACAATTATCATTGTCCTCTCAAGGTAAGGTGGTaggaaaaaatgggaaaaaatcgAGCAAGGGCAAAAAAGATCGATGA